The Christiangramia flava JLT2011 genome has a segment encoding these proteins:
- a CDS encoding GNAT family N-acetyltransferase, with the protein MDYTIREAKRSDMKIVLELIKELAAHEGHLEDVEVTVEDLEKEGFDQGNFKCFVAEVSGRIEGMALVYFRFSTWKGRTVHLEDLIVRENMRGTGLGGALYQEVVKFGHQHGVKRIEWVVSEGNTNAIEFYENTGAQIKESWRTVHMEESGIEENAKKK; encoded by the coding sequence ATGGACTATACGATACGCGAAGCTAAGCGCTCAGACATGAAGATCGTGCTGGAACTCATCAAAGAACTTGCAGCGCATGAAGGCCACCTGGAAGATGTGGAAGTGACCGTGGAGGATCTCGAAAAAGAAGGTTTTGACCAGGGTAATTTCAAATGTTTTGTGGCCGAGGTCAGCGGAAGAATTGAAGGAATGGCGCTGGTTTATTTCCGCTTTTCCACCTGGAAAGGAAGAACCGTTCATCTGGAAGATCTCATCGTAAGAGAAAATATGCGTGGAACCGGTTTAGGTGGAGCGCTATACCAGGAAGTCGTGAAATTTGGCCACCAGCACGGTGTAAAACGTATTGAATGGGTAGTTTCTGAAGGGAATACCAATGCCATCGAGTTCTATGAGAATACCGGTGCCCAGATCAAGGAAAGCTGGAGGACCGTTCACATGGAAGAAAGCGGCATCGAAGAAAATGCAAAGAAAAAGTGA
- a CDS encoding GNAT family N-acetyltransferase: MDINVRPAQPQDMASVLELINELAIFEKEPDAVIIDEQDLIRDGFGEHPAFHCFVAEADGDIQGMALIYFRYSTWKGKTVHLEDLIVREAYRGKGIGSALYTEVIQFATDQGVKRTEWVVLNWNKPAANFYRNSGADVLEDWDTVQMHEPAMHAYLKNKGRL, encoded by the coding sequence ATGGATATAAATGTGAGACCGGCACAACCACAGGATATGGCCTCGGTGCTGGAATTAATCAATGAACTGGCCATTTTTGAGAAAGAACCCGATGCCGTGATCATTGACGAGCAGGACCTGATCCGTGACGGGTTTGGGGAGCATCCCGCTTTTCACTGTTTTGTGGCCGAGGCCGATGGCGATATCCAGGGAATGGCTCTTATCTATTTTCGCTACTCCACCTGGAAGGGAAAGACGGTTCACCTGGAAGACCTGATCGTTCGCGAGGCCTACCGCGGAAAAGGAATTGGTTCGGCACTGTATACTGAAGTGATCCAATTTGCCACCGATCAGGGCGTGAAACGTACTGAATGGGTCGTACTGAACTGGAACAAACCGGCAGCCAATTTTTACCGAAATTCAGGGGCCGATGTCCTGGAAGACTGGGATACCGTGCAGATGCACGAACCGGCTATGCATGCCTACCTTAAAAATAAAGGCAGGCTTTAA
- the fbp gene encoding class 1 fructose-bisphosphatase, which translates to MPKPNQTLGEFIIENQADFPGSSGELSRLINSIRLAAKVVNHEVNKAGLVDIIGAYGERNVQGEEQQKLDVMANKKFIQTLTNREIVCGIASEEEDDFIRIEGHNGDDKNKYVLLMDPLDGSSNIDVNVSVGTIFSIYQRVTPIGTPVQMEDFLQPGNKQVAAGYIIYGTSTMLVYTTGHGVNGFTLNPALGSWYLSHPNMKYPENGRIYSINEGNYVHFPQGVKDYIKYCQEEKDDRPYTSRYIGSMVSDIHRNMIKGGIFMYPQFSKAPSGKLRLLYECNPIAFITEQAGGKASDGFQRILDIVPNELHQRSPFFCGSKKMVEKAENFMRKSAERTDYQSFSFSSK; encoded by the coding sequence ATGCCTAAACCAAATCAAACCCTTGGTGAATTTATTATTGAAAATCAGGCCGATTTTCCTGGTTCTTCCGGGGAACTTTCCCGGTTGATCAATTCCATCAGGCTGGCTGCCAAGGTGGTGAACCATGAAGTGAATAAAGCCGGTTTAGTAGACATTATCGGTGCTTACGGGGAACGAAATGTTCAGGGTGAAGAGCAGCAGAAGCTCGATGTAATGGCCAATAAAAAATTCATCCAGACCCTGACCAACCGGGAGATCGTTTGTGGGATCGCTTCAGAAGAAGAGGATGATTTCATCAGGATCGAAGGGCATAATGGTGATGACAAGAATAAGTATGTTTTGCTGATGGACCCACTGGACGGGAGCTCCAATATCGATGTGAATGTTTCAGTGGGAACTATTTTTTCGATCTACCAGCGTGTCACGCCCATTGGCACACCGGTTCAAATGGAAGATTTCTTACAACCCGGGAATAAACAGGTTGCCGCGGGTTATATTATCTACGGAACTTCCACCATGCTGGTCTACACCACCGGCCATGGGGTTAACGGTTTTACCCTTAACCCGGCACTCGGCAGCTGGTACCTTTCGCATCCCAACATGAAATACCCTGAAAATGGCCGAATTTACTCGATCAATGAAGGGAATTATGTGCATTTTCCGCAGGGTGTAAAAGATTATATCAAATACTGCCAGGAAGAAAAAGATGACCGCCCGTATACGTCTAGATATATCGGTTCGATGGTTTCAGATATCCACCGGAACATGATTAAGGGTGGGATCTTCATGTACCCCCAATTCTCGAAAGCTCCAAGTGGCAAGCTGAGACTGCTCTACGAATGCAATCCTATCGCGTTTATCACCGAGCAGGCCGGCGGCAAAGCCAGCGACGGGTTTCAGCGCATTCTGGATATTGTACCGAATGAATTGCACCAGCGATCACCTTTCTTCTGCGGAAGCAAAAAAATGGTGGAAAAAGCAGAGAATTTTATGCGGAAATCTGCTGAAAGAACCGACTATCAGTCGTTTTCTTTTTCCAGTAAATAA
- a CDS encoding ligase-associated DNA damage response exonuclease, producing MKTPLLAFNDKGIYCAAADVYLDPWRPVEKAIISHGHADHARWGHKKYITHVTNVPIIKHRIGDIEVSGKEWNETFTINNVKFSFHPAGHIIGSSQIRVEHKGEVWVFTGDYKTEDDGVAVPYEPVKCDTFITECTFGLPAFKWTPQEQVMKDINNWWMENQADGRTSILFGYTLGKAQRLLKHLDTSIGKIFTHGAVENMTEVLRPMMDFPETTRITRDVKKEEIKGHMVIAPPSAHGSPWIRKMVPYVTASASGWMTFRGARRRRAIDRGFVLSDHCDWQGLLTSIKETGCEKIICTHGYTDIFSRYLREQGYDARTEETQYEGETGQLESNNEKDSE from the coding sequence ATGAAAACACCCTTACTCGCTTTCAACGATAAAGGAATTTACTGCGCCGCGGCAGATGTATACCTGGATCCCTGGCGCCCGGTCGAAAAGGCCATTATCTCCCATGGGCACGCCGATCATGCACGGTGGGGTCATAAAAAATATATTACCCATGTGACCAATGTGCCCATTATCAAACACCGCATTGGCGATATTGAGGTCTCCGGAAAAGAATGGAATGAAACCTTCACTATCAATAATGTGAAATTTTCATTTCATCCGGCTGGTCATATCATTGGTTCATCCCAGATCCGAGTGGAGCATAAAGGCGAAGTCTGGGTTTTTACTGGTGACTATAAAACCGAAGATGATGGCGTTGCGGTACCTTATGAACCGGTGAAATGCGACACCTTTATTACGGAATGTACTTTTGGCCTTCCCGCCTTTAAATGGACGCCACAGGAGCAGGTGATGAAGGACATCAATAACTGGTGGATGGAAAATCAGGCTGATGGCCGAACGTCTATTCTTTTTGGATATACTCTCGGAAAGGCGCAACGTTTACTAAAGCATTTAGACACTTCCATCGGTAAAATTTTTACACATGGTGCGGTGGAGAATATGACCGAAGTGCTCCGCCCCATGATGGATTTCCCGGAAACCACGCGAATCACCCGCGATGTGAAAAAAGAGGAAATTAAGGGGCATATGGTCATTGCGCCTCCCAGCGCTCACGGTTCCCCTTGGATCCGGAAAATGGTGCCCTACGTGACAGCTTCGGCCAGTGGCTGGATGACTTTTCGGGGTGCCCGCAGAAGGCGTGCGATCGATCGCGGTTTTGTGCTCAGCGATCATTGTGACTGGCAGGGATTGCTAACCTCGATCAAAGAAACCGGTTGTGAGAAAATCATCTGTACCCATGGTTATACCGATATTTTTTCTCGTTACCTCCGGGAACAGGGATATGACGCCCGAACCGAAGAAACGCAGTATGAAGGAGAAACCGGGCAACTGGAATCCAATAATGAAAAAGACAGCGAATGA
- a CDS encoding ATP-dependent DNA ligase codes for MKLFADLIKKLDTTNKTTLKVEALTDYFLNAPSKDKVWTIAILSHRRPPRPVNTTLMRNWASELANIPLWLFEESYHIVGDLAETIALVIPPSEASTEKSLNQFLQEIIELKPRSEEEKKEYLFENWLNLNYYERFVFTKLITGSFRIGVSQKLMTRALSRATEIDEDILAYKLMGNWDPARISFNKLILEENEEDFLSKPYPFYLAYAIEEEPQELGDVSEWSAEHKWDGIRSQVIIRNNELFVWSRGEELVTDKYPEFEAFVNTIPNGTVIDGEILPFPEGQIGTFKDLQTRIGRKSITKKLLEKTPVILKAYDILEWDGEDIRNKSFRYRREILEKLFAEVSSEGIPLYLSENIRFESWEEAAKEREKAREVMSEGLMLKRFDSPYLVGRKKGDWWKWKVDPLTIDAVLTYAMRGHGRRSNLFTDYTFGLWDEEKEELVTFAKAYSGLTDKEFRKLDAWIKKNTLERFGPVRSVTPQHVFEIAFEGIAESSRHKSGVATRFPRILRWRTDKKIEEANTLDDLKAMIP; via the coding sequence ATGAAACTTTTTGCCGATCTCATCAAAAAACTCGACACCACGAATAAAACCACTTTGAAAGTAGAGGCGCTGACCGATTATTTCCTGAACGCCCCTTCAAAAGACAAGGTCTGGACGATCGCGATTTTAAGTCACCGCCGTCCGCCACGACCTGTGAATACCACTCTTATGAGAAATTGGGCTTCAGAACTGGCAAATATTCCGTTGTGGCTCTTTGAGGAATCCTATCATATTGTGGGTGATTTAGCGGAAACCATTGCGCTGGTCATTCCACCTTCCGAAGCGTCTACTGAAAAAAGCCTGAACCAGTTTCTTCAGGAGATCATCGAACTGAAGCCGCGTTCCGAAGAAGAGAAGAAAGAATACCTTTTTGAGAACTGGCTCAACCTGAACTATTACGAGCGCTTTGTATTTACGAAACTGATCACCGGGAGTTTCCGGATTGGGGTAAGCCAGAAACTTATGACGCGCGCACTTTCTAGAGCGACCGAGATTGATGAGGACATCCTGGCTTATAAACTGATGGGGAATTGGGACCCTGCAAGGATTTCTTTCAATAAGCTGATTCTGGAAGAAAACGAAGAAGATTTTTTATCCAAACCTTACCCGTTCTATCTCGCCTACGCGATCGAAGAAGAGCCGCAGGAGCTTGGGGATGTGAGCGAGTGGAGCGCAGAACACAAGTGGGACGGCATCCGGTCACAGGTGATCATACGAAACAATGAACTTTTTGTGTGGAGCAGAGGGGAAGAACTGGTAACCGATAAATACCCGGAATTTGAGGCTTTTGTTAATACCATTCCGAATGGAACGGTGATAGATGGTGAGATTTTACCATTTCCGGAAGGACAGATAGGGACTTTCAAAGATTTGCAAACAAGAATTGGAAGGAAAAGCATCACGAAAAAGCTGCTGGAGAAAACCCCGGTCATTTTGAAAGCCTACGATATTCTGGAATGGGATGGTGAAGATATCAGGAATAAAAGTTTTCGGTACAGGCGCGAAATTCTCGAAAAGTTATTTGCCGAGGTTTCTTCCGAAGGGATACCGTTGTATTTATCTGAAAATATTCGTTTTGAAAGTTGGGAAGAGGCCGCAAAGGAACGGGAAAAGGCTCGCGAAGTCATGTCAGAAGGCCTGATGCTGAAGCGGTTTGATTCTCCCTATTTAGTTGGCCGGAAAAAAGGAGACTGGTGGAAATGGAAAGTAGATCCCCTCACCATCGATGCGGTTCTTACGTATGCCATGCGTGGCCACGGCCGGCGCAGCAATTTGTTTACAGATTATACTTTCGGGCTTTGGGATGAAGAAAAAGAAGAACTGGTCACTTTTGCCAAAGCTTACTCGGGCCTCACTGATAAGGAATTCCGTAAACTGGATGCCTGGATCAAGAAGAACACCCTGGAGCGATTTGGACCGGTTCGCAGCGTGACCCCACAGCATGTTTTTGAAATTGCTTTTGAAGGAATCGCGGAATCCAGCCGTCATAAAAGTGGTGTGGCAACGCGGTTTCCGCGGATCTTAAGATGGCGAACCGATAAAAAGATCGAGGAGGCGAATACCTTAGACGACCTGAAGGCGATGATTCCCTGA
- a CDS encoding ligase-associated DNA damage response DEXH box helicase — MNRKELIHIAEDWFENQGWKPFKFQKDAWTAYLQKKNGLLNAPTGSGKTYALWVPIVLDYIRKNPDYKSRHQKGLKAIWITPLRALSVEIEQATSRFAEELGTNFSVGIRTGDTPQKERAAQKKAIPDLLITTPESLHLLLSSKNYAKTFKDLQAVVVDEWHELLGSKRGVQVELALSRLKQVAKDLRIWGISATIGNLQQAREVLLGPASPELENSVMIRANLNKKIDVRSIIPKKMEKFPWRGHLGIHLLDEVIPIIKESKTTLLFTNTRSQCEIWFQKILAKYPEFAGEIAMHHGSINKETRLWVEQAIRNESLKAVVCTSSLDLGVDFAPVETIVQIGGPKGVARFLQRAGRSGHQPGKVSLIYFMPTHAIELIEASALQKAVAKKAVEDRVPYLMSFDVLVQYLNTLAVSDGFYPKDIFPEIASTFCFQGITEDEWRWILNFITKGSQSLQAYDEYKKVEIEEDGKFKIHNRGVAMRHRLQIGTIVSDAMLSVKYITGGYIGTIEEWFISKLKPGDVFTFAGRNLELVRIKNMQVLVKRSKKKTARIPSWQGGRMTFSAQMSELLREEMYEASQLKKTTKTSEELNALRPIFKRQQRESIIPGKDEFLIETFKTREGFHAIFYPFEGRFVHEALGSLLAYRISLLSPISFSLAFNDYGFELLSDQEIDMQQVLDNNLFSPEYLMDDLYKSLNATEMARRKFRDIAVIAGLVFTGYPNKLVKSKHLQSNSQLLFSVFRDYEEDNLLYQQAFRETFEHQLEEGRLRIALERIQQQQIVWKKCEKPTPFSFPIITDRLREKLSSEKLEDRIRKMLKQLEK, encoded by the coding sequence ATGAACAGGAAGGAACTTATACACATTGCGGAAGACTGGTTCGAAAACCAGGGATGGAAACCTTTCAAATTTCAGAAGGATGCCTGGACAGCCTATCTTCAGAAGAAGAATGGGCTGCTGAATGCTCCTACCGGAAGTGGGAAAACCTATGCGCTGTGGGTGCCAATCGTTCTGGACTATATTCGTAAAAATCCTGATTATAAAAGTAGGCATCAAAAAGGATTGAAAGCGATCTGGATCACGCCGCTTCGGGCGCTTTCAGTTGAAATTGAACAGGCTACTAGTAGGTTTGCCGAAGAACTGGGAACCAACTTTAGTGTTGGAATTCGTACCGGAGATACTCCGCAAAAGGAACGTGCGGCCCAGAAAAAAGCCATACCAGATTTGCTGATTACGACTCCTGAAAGTTTGCATTTGCTGTTGTCTTCCAAGAATTACGCGAAAACTTTTAAAGATCTGCAGGCGGTGGTGGTAGATGAGTGGCACGAATTATTAGGTTCCAAGCGCGGTGTGCAGGTGGAACTGGCACTTTCCCGGCTGAAGCAGGTTGCGAAAGACCTGAGGATTTGGGGAATTTCAGCTACCATTGGCAACTTGCAACAGGCGCGGGAAGTCTTATTGGGTCCAGCTTCTCCGGAACTGGAAAATTCGGTGATGATCCGTGCTAACCTGAATAAGAAGATCGATGTTCGATCAATTATTCCCAAGAAAATGGAAAAATTCCCGTGGCGCGGACACCTCGGGATTCATCTGCTGGATGAGGTTATCCCCATTATCAAGGAATCTAAAACCACCCTGCTGTTTACCAATACTCGGTCGCAGTGTGAGATCTGGTTTCAGAAGATCCTGGCGAAATATCCCGAATTTGCAGGAGAAATCGCCATGCACCACGGCAGCATCAACAAAGAAACGCGTTTGTGGGTGGAACAGGCGATCAGGAATGAAAGTCTGAAAGCGGTGGTATGCACCTCGAGTTTGGACCTGGGCGTTGATTTTGCTCCTGTGGAAACCATTGTTCAAATTGGCGGTCCCAAAGGCGTCGCGCGCTTCCTGCAACGTGCCGGGCGTAGTGGTCACCAGCCAGGGAAAGTCAGTTTGATCTATTTTATGCCTACTCATGCTATAGAATTGATCGAGGCTTCCGCACTTCAGAAAGCCGTGGCCAAAAAAGCGGTGGAAGATCGCGTGCCTTACCTGATGAGTTTTGATGTGCTGGTGCAGTACCTGAATACGCTGGCAGTTTCAGATGGTTTTTACCCGAAAGATATTTTTCCGGAGATTGCCTCGACCTTTTGTTTCCAGGGGATAACCGAGGATGAATGGCGCTGGATCCTCAATTTTATCACCAAAGGCAGTCAGAGTCTTCAGGCGTATGATGAATATAAAAAAGTGGAGATCGAGGAAGATGGCAAATTCAAGATCCACAACCGCGGCGTGGCCATGCGACACCGGTTACAGATCGGGACCATCGTGAGTGACGCCATGCTTTCCGTGAAATATATTACCGGCGGCTATATTGGTACTATCGAAGAATGGTTCATTTCCAAACTGAAGCCCGGCGACGTCTTTACTTTTGCAGGCCGCAACCTGGAACTCGTTCGCATCAAGAATATGCAGGTGCTGGTGAAGCGTTCCAAGAAAAAGACCGCAAGAATCCCGAGCTGGCAGGGTGGGCGTATGACCTTTTCGGCACAGATGTCTGAATTGCTGCGGGAGGAAATGTATGAGGCTTCCCAACTGAAGAAAACCACCAAAACTTCTGAAGAACTGAATGCATTACGACCCATTTTCAAGCGGCAGCAGCGTGAAAGTATCATCCCGGGAAAAGATGAATTCCTGATCGAAACTTTTAAAACCCGTGAAGGTTTTCACGCGATCTTCTATCCTTTTGAGGGGCGTTTCGTGCACGAAGCGCTGGGAAGTTTGCTGGCTTACCGCATTAGTTTGCTTTCGCCCATTAGTTTTTCGCTGGCGTTCAACGATTATGGTTTTGAATTGCTGTCTGACCAGGAGATTGATATGCAACAGGTGTTGGATAACAACCTTTTCTCTCCGGAATATTTGATGGACGACCTGTATAAAAGTTTGAACGCTACGGAAATGGCACGGAGAAAATTTCGCGATATTGCGGTGATCGCCGGACTTGTTTTTACCGGTTATCCCAATAAACTGGTCAAGAGCAAACATCTTCAGTCGAATTCGCAGTTATTGTTCAGTGTTTTTCGGGATTATGAAGAAGATAATTTGCTGTATCAGCAGGCTTTTCGGGAAACTTTTGAGCACCAGCTGGAGGAAGGCCGATTGCGAATAGCTCTGGAACGAATTCAGCAACAGCAGATCGTCTGGAAAAAATGTGAAAAACCGACACCCTTCTCCTTTCCGATCATTACAGACCGACTCCGTGAAAAGCTATCTTCGGAAAAACTGGAAGACCGCATTCGGAAAATGTTGAAGCAGCTGGAAAAGTAA
- a CDS encoding DUF1440 domain-containing protein: protein MSVTTFFQNDSYLSKTSRSLISGFVGGLAGTAVKSLIEYYLPVRKVQDRSAQIKIIDDLSTKITGTPISTSNEALAEQLVNVPFGGSLGAAYGYGKKDREGLRPMDGIAFGATTWASTHETSLPILGLERKPTDTPVKMQMNELFAHIAFGVTTEVVRFYVNRQLHYKRVRK, encoded by the coding sequence ATGAGCGTAACCACCTTTTTTCAAAACGATTCGTACCTCTCCAAAACCAGCCGCAGCCTCATTTCAGGTTTCGTGGGCGGACTAGCCGGAACGGCTGTGAAATCTTTGATCGAGTACTATTTACCCGTACGGAAAGTACAGGATCGTTCGGCCCAGATCAAAATCATTGACGACCTGTCTACCAAGATCACCGGCACTCCCATCAGCACTTCCAATGAAGCACTGGCCGAGCAGCTGGTAAATGTTCCTTTCGGCGGATCGCTGGGAGCCGCTTATGGCTACGGAAAAAAAGATCGGGAAGGCCTCAGACCCATGGATGGGATTGCATTTGGCGCCACGACCTGGGCATCCACCCATGAAACATCTTTGCCAATTCTTGGCCTGGAAAGAAAACCAACCGATACGCCGGTAAAAATGCAGATGAACGAACTCTTCGCCCATATCGCTTTTGGAGTAACAACTGAAGTGGTTCGGTTTTATGTGAACCGGCAATTACACTACAAACGGGTTCGAAAATAG
- a CDS encoding amidohydrolase yields the protein MSEKLNIAFIQADLKWEDAEANRRMFSEKIENISNEVELIILPEMFTTGFSMNAENLAEPTQGPTLKWMQEQARLKNAAVTGSVIISENGHYYNRLFFVFPEGSYEIYDKRHTFTLAKEDLTYTAGKDRLIVDYKGWKICPLICYDLRFPVFARNTVDYDLLIYVANWPEKRVNAWDALLKARAIENMSYCVGVNRTGEDGDGYVYNGHSAAYDSLGKDLTEVERDGVFTSELSLDRSHLQETRSKLRFLQDRDRFTLH from the coding sequence ATGAGCGAAAAACTGAACATAGCCTTTATACAGGCCGATCTGAAGTGGGAAGATGCCGAAGCGAACCGGCGAATGTTTTCCGAAAAAATAGAAAACATATCAAACGAGGTGGAATTGATCATTCTTCCGGAAATGTTTACGACCGGTTTCAGTATGAATGCGGAAAATCTTGCCGAGCCAACTCAGGGCCCTACACTGAAATGGATGCAGGAGCAGGCCAGGCTGAAGAATGCCGCCGTTACCGGAAGTGTGATCATCTCAGAAAACGGCCATTATTACAACCGATTATTCTTCGTGTTTCCCGAAGGCAGTTATGAGATTTATGATAAACGCCACACCTTTACACTGGCTAAGGAGGACCTTACCTATACGGCTGGTAAAGATCGCCTGATCGTGGACTACAAAGGCTGGAAGATTTGCCCGCTTATTTGTTACGACCTGCGTTTCCCGGTTTTTGCGAGGAATACGGTAGATTATGACCTGCTCATTTATGTGGCAAACTGGCCCGAAAAACGGGTGAATGCTTGGGATGCGCTTTTAAAGGCCCGGGCTATCGAGAATATGAGTTATTGCGTGGGTGTGAATCGCACTGGTGAAGATGGGGATGGCTATGTTTATAATGGGCATTCTGCTGCCTACGATTCGTTAGGTAAAGATCTTACAGAGGTGGAGCGAGACGGGGTTTTTACCAGTGAATTAAGCCTAGACCGCTCACATTTACAGGAAACCCGCTCGAAACTAAGGTTCCTACAGGATCGCGATCGTTTTACTCTACATTGA
- a CDS encoding Ig-like domain-containing protein, whose amino-acid sequence MKRKIPGFVLVLALLFCTVQCAKKGTIEGGPKDEDPPKFVKANPENYTTNFEGDEIRIFFDEYIKLDKPTQQIIISPPMDPKPNIMPLGTARKDIKIEIFDTLAENTTYLINFGKSIVDNNEGNSFDYFKYVFSTGDYIDSLSVSGSVRDALEKEPKEPISIYLYEKDTSYTDSAVYQKTPRYVTYSKDSIFSYSLENLKAGTYKMVAIMDKNSNYLYNPKSEKIGFIEQDIVIPTDSTYDITVFKEELAFKPNRPSQLKGNQLLFGYEGKTKLDSVQINLLNAVPENYQARIMKVKEKDTLHYWFNIRPESDSLSFEVVTPTTRDTVWARVSQQDRDSLKVSTEPGGSIGLEQDFKISANTPIVKFSEEQMSIMDQDSAAVPFTTAFNQVQNELSLQFEKRPESKYQISLLPGAVTDLFSESNDSIIQNVSTKSLRDYGTIIMTLPNVKQYPIIVQLTDTKGKVLSEKYSEASQTLNFQYLNPGKYLVRVIFDKNENGKWDTGDFLKKRQPEIIKYYRDTLEVRANFDYPKAINVE is encoded by the coding sequence ATGAAGAGAAAAATTCCCGGTTTTGTTCTGGTTCTGGCCCTGCTTTTCTGCACGGTGCAATGCGCGAAAAAAGGAACGATCGAAGGTGGACCAAAAGATGAAGATCCGCCAAAATTTGTAAAAGCGAATCCTGAAAACTACACGACCAATTTCGAGGGAGACGAGATCAGGATCTTCTTTGACGAGTATATCAAACTGGATAAGCCTACCCAGCAGATCATCATTTCACCGCCGATGGATCCCAAGCCGAATATCATGCCGCTGGGAACCGCCAGGAAAGACATCAAAATCGAGATTTTTGATACGCTGGCGGAAAACACCACTTATCTCATCAACTTCGGAAAAAGCATTGTAGACAATAACGAAGGTAATTCTTTTGATTATTTCAAATATGTTTTCAGCACCGGCGATTACATCGATTCCCTTTCGGTTTCCGGGAGCGTGAGAGATGCCTTGGAAAAAGAGCCGAAAGAGCCCATCTCGATCTATCTGTACGAAAAAGATACCTCTTACACCGATTCTGCCGTGTACCAGAAAACTCCGCGTTATGTGACCTATTCTAAAGACAGTATTTTCTCCTATTCCCTGGAAAACCTGAAGGCCGGAACGTATAAGATGGTGGCGATCATGGATAAAAATTCCAATTATCTCTACAATCCGAAGAGTGAAAAGATCGGCTTTATAGAGCAGGATATCGTCATTCCTACAGATTCCACTTATGATATTACAGTTTTTAAGGAAGAACTGGCCTTTAAACCGAATCGCCCTTCCCAGCTGAAAGGTAATCAGCTGCTTTTTGGCTATGAAGGCAAAACAAAACTAGACAGCGTGCAGATCAATCTGCTCAATGCCGTCCCAGAAAATTACCAGGCGCGCATCATGAAGGTGAAGGAAAAAGACACGTTGCACTACTGGTTCAACATCCGCCCAGAAAGTGACAGTCTTTCGTTTGAAGTAGTCACCCCCACGACCCGTGACACGGTTTGGGCAAGAGTTTCTCAACAGGACCGTGATTCTCTGAAGGTAAGCACCGAACCCGGTGGAAGCATTGGACTGGAACAGGACTTTAAAATAAGCGCCAATACGCCCATTGTCAAGTTTTCAGAAGAACAGATGAGCATAATGGATCAGGATTCAGCTGCGGTACCATTTACAACGGCTTTCAATCAAGTACAAAACGAGCTCAGCCTGCAGTTTGAAAAAAGGCCCGAATCAAAATACCAGATTTCGCTGCTTCCCGGTGCGGTAACCGACCTCTTCAGCGAAAGCAATGACAGTATCATTCAGAATGTTTCCACCAAATCGCTTCGGGATTACGGAACGATCATCATGACCCTTCCAAATGTGAAGCAATACCCAATTATTGTTCAGCTTACAGATACCAAGGGAAAGGTGCTTTCTGAAAAATATTCAGAAGCCAGCCAGACGCTTAACTTTCAATATCTGAATCCTGGAAAATATCTCGTAAGGGTCATTTTCGACAAAAATGAAAATGGGAAATGGGACACCGGTGATTTCCTGAAAAAGCGCCAGCCGGAAATCATTAAATATTACCGGGATACGCTGGAAGTCAGAGCCAATTTTGATTATCCGAAGGCGATCAATGTAGAGTAA
- a CDS encoding ComF family protein gives MFHDFLNLLYPRLCYICGTDLLKNEQVVCTSCLHDLPVTNYHLDNDNPVKKVFYGRVPVVDATALLHFRKKAAVQQLIHELKYRGKEEIGVFFGRWLGAELSESEKFTGVDLVIPVPLHPSKLKERGYNQVTRFGQEIAHSLNAEFSEEILIKTTATKTQTLKDRISRWGKIEETLRLQQPHKAEGKHILLVDDLVTTGATLEACAHKLLEIPKTSISIATMAITD, from the coding sequence ATGTTTCACGATTTCCTAAACCTGCTATACCCGCGATTATGCTATATCTGCGGGACAGATTTACTGAAAAATGAGCAGGTGGTTTGCACTTCCTGTCTACATGATTTACCGGTAACGAATTACCATCTAGATAACGACAACCCGGTCAAAAAAGTATTTTACGGTCGCGTGCCGGTAGTCGATGCCACGGCATTGTTGCATTTCCGGAAGAAAGCGGCTGTCCAGCAGCTGATCCATGAGCTCAAATATCGCGGAAAGGAAGAAATTGGGGTTTTCTTCGGAAGATGGCTGGGTGCGGAACTTTCAGAATCTGAAAAATTTACAGGTGTGGACCTGGTCATTCCGGTGCCGCTACATCCTTCCAAACTGAAAGAGCGCGGTTATAACCAGGTTACCAGGTTCGGGCAGGAAATCGCCCATTCACTGAATGCTGAATTTTCCGAAGAAATCCTGATTAAAACTACCGCCACGAAAACCCAGACCTTAAAAGACCGCATTTCCCGATGGGGGAAGATCGAAGAAACACTCCGTCTTCAGCAACCCCATAAAGCCGAAGGAAAACACATCCTGCTCGTGGACGACCTGGTCACCACTGGCGCCACACTGGAAGCCTGCGCCCATAAACTGCTGGAAATCCCAAAAACGAGCATCAGCATTGCGACCATGGCAATTACCGACTAG